The window AGCCCGGCGTGGCGTGGGATCCGATCCTTGAAGCCGTTTCGGGCCTCGTTGAAGCCATCAAGACTGCAGAGTACAGATAGATGACAACATAATCTTGAAAGTGTGTGTTTCAGCAAAATTTGCTATTCATTTCTTAGGCTTCAAGGGAAAAACATGAACTAGTACTATAATCACAACCGCCAGTTTGGAAGACGATAATTCATCAGTTGTATCTTGATGCACCGGATTACCTGAAACAAAGGTTGAACGAGGCAAGTGAACACAAGAATATAGTATTCCGCCTTCAGACAACGTAGCTTCAACCCTAATGTAGGTAGTTTAAAGAGATAAATGGTGCATGTGATTGTATCCGTATCGTTTGTATGTGCGTGCAAAGGCGTGAGAGAGAGGGAGCTTTATGACTCACCATGTAAATCAGAGATCTAAGTTGATTCTTTCAGACCATTTGAAAATATCAGAGTGCACTTTGTCCCCGCCCAATTCCTGTCCCGTGGCACCTGCTGCCACTCTTAAAACATCCTCGATCAAAGCAAAGTTTCCCATTATGTCAACATGAGCACCACTTTGGGTGCCCCGGCCCTCTAGAAGATTAGCCGGAGGGGCATGATCATACTCCCTTATGTAAGTAGGGATGCCCGCAGGATTGAATCGTGTCTTACCCCTCCAACCTTTAGCACACATGAAGCCCGCACTCAGAACAGGAACAGTTTCATCCCCATCAGCGGAAAAAATTCCACCTTTTAAACAAGGGTCTTCACTTCCACCCTCTGCTGAGTTATCTATCTGAAAGGGAATGTAGCATTCAGCACTAGGAGTCAACTTGTATACATATGCCCTTTCGGTCGGGATTCCAACTCCATACATAGAATAGATCTCCATGTCCGGAGCATTTGGTAATCTGCCCAAGCAGTCAGAAGTTCACGCACGACACTAAAATTGTTTGCTTAAACAGTGAACACAAGCCCAGAATAACAGCTAAATTAACAATGCATGAACAAATGAAGCGTTTATTTTATGATAATAAGAGCTGGAAACTTAAGTGTATAAGGCTTTTTGATCGAAAATGGGAAGTTTGACTGAAACATACAGGGCACGTTTGAAGCGTGACTTTTTCACACTTTGggtaagctttttttttttttttttttttttttttttttggaaacacaCTTTGGGTAAGCATTGGACAGGAATTTCCCGAAACCACCGAAGTGAATATTTTTACTACCTTGGCAATACTTAAGGGTTCATCATGAAGCATGTAAGGGCATTGGAGAATGGTGCGTACAGATACAATTAAAAGCATTAATATTGACTAATTAAGGATCACCAAAACATGGAAAACTAGATTAAGTTTAATATataactcattttttttttggggggttgGGAGAGGAGGGGGAGAACTGATAGAACAACacaaaaaagatgaaaactCACTTTGTTTCTAAGGGATTCGACCAATACTTGTAGTGTTCATATTTTGGGTCATCCAAATTGTCGGCAATCCCATACGAAAAATGATTATCCCCACGTGCCATCAGCTTAGGAGCAACAAAATGAAACAGATCCAAAACTGATCCTGCCGTGTAGACCTTGTAATCTGCAACGGCTTTGACACCACCAACACCCATTTCATGGTACTCTGTCCATACATCACAATGGGTAGCATTTGCAAGGTAATTACCCTTCACAGCGTCCTGCCAATGAAGCACAAGTCAAATTGAGACACGTTAAACAGTTACCATAGTATTTATCTTGGGATTCTAAGAAAAGATAAGACAGTACAGAGAGAGGGCATATATACTTCTAACGGAATGCCTTCCACATTATGGTTAATTCTACTTGAGAACAGAGAAATACCCTAAAATCGATCCTTTCAATCTTGGAGGAATCTGCCTCTGCTACATCTTTCCCAAACGATACAATCCTCCCATAGTTTACTCTGGTTTCAACTTCACTGTTTGTATCGTTATTCTTCACCTTCTTTGCACCATAATTGCAGTATCCTTCAGGTGACCAATCAAGGCCACCCCAAATAGTGTCCCCGCCTTTTGGTATCATTGACATGGTTGCATCCCATGTACGGGTCATTCGCATCAGATGTTGTAAGGTTTGGAGACCAAAAACATCCTTATCCAAAACACCTGGTGCAAAAGCCCTGTAATAAAGATTAGCGTTTGATCAAGGGCCCTAAGTAGGGAAATGTTTCTAGCAGACTAGACAAATCAGGATACAACCATAATTCACGTTTCTAGCAGACTAATATGTTGTGTAAGTAAATGCGAAAAACCTGGCAACTGCAATATCCCTGGCTTCCATAGAGAAAATTCCCGCAAGGGCTTTTGGAACCCCTAGAAAGGGTCCACCAATGTTCATTAGAGCTTTAATATGCTTCGCACACCAATCTGACCCACCCCCACCACCCATTGGTCTTGGTGCCTCAACCCACTTCATGAAATGCAAAAAGTATAGAACACCCATTGAGTGAGGAATAACAACCACCTTGTTACCACCATTTGAGGCTACCATAAGCTCTATGTGACTCTTTATCCTGCTTAAAGTTTGGTCCCTAACCTGACAGAGGCAATCAAGCagacaaataaacaaaagcCATTTTTCATGGTAACATCCATCATGCTACGATGAACGAAGAAACCTGATGAATTTCCATTACAGGAAGCTAAATGGGCTACAAAACAACACCTCAGTATTTTGAAACGATATTCTCCAATCATATGAAGCCATATACATTGTTTTCTCTTCATACCCTATGCGAGCCAAATTTGCAATTAAAACTGCCCAGACAAAATAACCTGGTGCAAAGTAATCAGCTGCCACAAGGCCCGAAACAGGCCTGACCCTTACACCGGGAGGGTCCAGTCCAGTTTCATTATCCAGAGACATGTGCTCAACCCAGCATAACGGTCTGCAAAAGATGAAAGGAAACATGGTTAACACGACGTATGTAAGATTCAATTCCACCAACAATGTTCTAAAACTTCAGAACAAAAGGGAAATTAACTTCGATCAAGGTTATACACCCCAACGATTAATGTTTAGAGCACAAAATAACTCATATCTCTTTCTGATATATAAAGGCAAAATGAATGAGAGTTCAACATCCACACTCTAACAAGCACCCAATACATTTACTTCACATTTACAATTCAAAAAGTTTCTCAATCTACTTTTATACCTGACATAAAGTTAAACTAGGTAGCACTATATTTTCAAGACAACACTAACTAATCAACTCACCTTACAGCTTTAAGTAAAAAAACTGGTAAAATAAGCAACCTCACCGCATCGTAAACAGCACTGATTAAGGCAAAATCAACTAATCAACTCAAGGGTTCACTAATTAAACTGCTTTGCACATTACAGTTTTTAAgtaaaacatacaaaaacatcattgtttaaggaaaaaaaaaaaaaatcacctttTAAGTATCAAACACAATACCCTCCTCATATGACACCATTCCTTCTAAACTACACCAAATTAACTAAACAATCAACAAACAGCTCAAAAtccaaaaacccaaatcaaattAATCCATAAGTAATCACGTTTAGCATGAAAATCCACCTTTTGTACAATTCACCAAATGTGCCACCCCACAGCCGCTTCCTAAACAACCCATCAGCACAACCATGCCCTTCCCACAATTCGAGCCCGCCTGTCACAATCCCGGGCACGAACACCACCGGATGCTTCGCCGTGAGCCCCTCCTTCCTCAATTTCACCCCCGGCGGGTCCGTCATGGGACCCGTTATCGCCTCCGTCACGTACTGCGGAAACGAGGCGGGCATTGCGTTGTAGAGGAAGAGCAGGAGCCACCAGATCGAGCATATGAACCCAATGAACCAGCAGCAGCTGTCGACGCACGACCACTTGTGCGGCTTTTCCCCGCCATTTTTCTTGTGATTTTGCTTTTGCTGCTTCTGCGCTtgggtttccttttctttctcgcTGTTGTCGTCAATCGGCGGAGACGGTGGCTCTGAGTCGGAAGCGGCTTTTCCCTTCCTCCGTCTAAGAAACGACATCGTTTTCATAACGGGAGAAAAATGTGGGCGGCTTTAAATGCTCTCTCTCTGATTAGTAACTGGGTTTTTTATCTGGTCCCCGGTGCTCAGCGAAGCAGCTGATCGAAACCCAAATCCCGAGAAATACGGTTACTATATTTATACACGGCGGTGGCGGTGGAGGAAAGAGGTTTTCGCCGGCGAGTGGCGATGTGGAGGCGTCTGATTGGCTGGCGAACTGGTTGTGTACTTTTGGTTGGGTGTTTAGAAAATTGGAGGGACTGAGCCTGGCAGTACCCGACGGCGGTTTAGTTGGGATTACGTTTTCCTTGCTTTGAATCTGTGTCCTAGCGggcatgaaaagaaaattaaattactaAATTTGACTTCTTTATTTGAGCAGaatattttgttttagctacttaCATCTATGTTTATATCTgacattcttttttaatttttgaccgttaaattaaatgaaataaaaataattagataATGAAAAGTGTGTGAGTaacaatgtttttattttttattgggtgATGAGCAAATAACATAATTTTCAAGTCCTTTATTACAATATAATTATCTCTATAATATTATTGGCTTTTGTTatttggaaattgttattgacacttcgaAGAAAAATCCAGATCAAACAATATGGACTATacagttaaaaataaaaattaatgaaaagagtttcaaaattttgaattttaataaaggacatgaaagttttattttagtgtaaataaatGTGCTCATTCCTAttagtgacatatcatttaatttgcaaattttgtatACAAGTTTAGTTTTCCTAGTATTACCTTTAATGGAACatcttgataattttttttaatatttaagacAAAATCCAACATCAAACTACATCAATTAGACTGGCCCAACCAAAATAATTGACCGAGTTTTGATTTTTTCCCTCATATTTTTTGTTCAACTCGTCTTATTTTTTCGTCCCGTGTTCAATCcctctcattttcttcttttcaattttagatTCTTCATAAGTCTTTCATACAGTAATGAAATCGTGCAAGGTCAAAGGCTACAAATTTGTGTTGACGCTCTCTTTCTTCTAATACAAGACCCACAAGTTAAAACTCAATGTCCAGGGAGGTCGAGCTCTCCAAACATGACGTTTTTTCCGGCATTTTTTGCCAATTTTCGACCAAACCTAACTAAATTGATCGTTagctcaagatagaagtttgaTCCTCTTCCTCAAAATTGGTACTTTCATATTTGGTTCTAAAatagtggtagtgtttaagtctAAAAGTAATAGCAGTGCCAGTGTTTAGTTCTGAAAATAGTGGTAGTTtcagttttaaaaataatggCAGTATTTAGTTCTATAAATAGTTGCAGTGGATATgttcagttttataaatagtgtcaAGTTTCAATTCTAGAAATAATGATAGTGTTCATTTCTAGAAATAGGTACAGTATTTTGACAAATCTGAGCTAACACCCGTTAGGGCAAAGGAAAAGGTACAATATTTGGTGCTTGTAAAACTTTGGGATTCAAGAATACCATCCAAAGTCATACTGCAAGTCTGCACCTTCATGTGACTTGTGTTCTAGATGCGAATTCGGATCTTCTTCGGAGCCTTTTTGTGAAGATCTCAGGGATCTATGAATTgtgtccgttcatcatacatcgtacagtcataaatcatttaaaatttttttatttaaaattgaacacaaacagtacctgacaaaaactaactatacgatgtacgatgaattaggggtgggcatggGTTGGTTTGGATCGATTTTGGGCCGAAACTGAAACCAAACTGACCTAGTCGTTTGGGCCAAAATTGCAAACCGAAACTGACCAAGCTGGGGCTAAAACTGATAAGGTTGGTTAATCGACAATGACGGATTGTTTTGGGTCGATTTTtgattgggtaaattacattttcatacctcaggtttgtggtctatttcaattccttacaacatcttcaaaacatttcactttcataccttaagtactattttatttcaaaataa of the Pyrus communis chromosome 1, drPyrComm1.1, whole genome shotgun sequence genome contains:
- the LOC137740498 gene encoding phospholipid:diacylglycerol acyltransferase 1-like; translation: MKTMSFLRRRKGKAASDSEPPSPPIDDNSEKEKETQAQKQQKQNHKKNGGEKPHKWSCVDSCCWFIGFICSIWWLLLFLYNAMPASFPQYVTEAITGPMTDPPGVKLRKEGLTAKHPVVFVPGIVTGGLELWEGHGCADGLFRKRLWGGTFGELYKRPLCWVEHMSLDNETGLDPPGVRVRPVSGLVAADYFAPGYFVWAVLIANLARIGYEEKTMYMASYDWRISFQNTEVRDQTLSRIKSHIELMVASNGGNKVVVIPHSMGVLYFLHFMKWVEAPRPMGGGGGSDWCAKHIKALMNIGGPFLGVPKALAGIFSMEARDIAVARAFAPGVLDKDVFGLQTLQHLMRMTRTWDATMSMIPKGGDTIWGGLDWSPEGYCNYGAKKVKNNDTNSEVETRVNYGRIVSFGKDVAEADSSKIERIDFRDAVKGNYLANATHCDVWTEYHEMGVGGVKAVADYKVYTAGSVLDLFHFVAPKLMARGDNHFSYGIADNLDDPKYEHYKYWSNPLETKLPNAPDMEIYSMYGVGIPTERAYVYKLTPSAECYIPFQIDNSAEGGSEDPCLKGGIFSADGDETVPVLSAGFMCAKGWRGKTRFNPAGIPTYIREYDHAPPANLLEGRGTQSGAHVDIMGNFALIEDVLRVAAGATGQELGGDKVHSDIFKWSERINLDL